A stretch of Tigriopus californicus strain San Diego chromosome 11, Tcal_SD_v2.1, whole genome shotgun sequence DNA encodes these proteins:
- the LOC131890633 gene encoding uncharacterized protein LOC131890633: protein MSLEKSDAAVRPTGGSPTTGLEPSSPRALKTEAPLYHPPAHSGADMGIDANWTDLTDNDYEFLAPELLTSPTPALTTMTPTPLASPDWDLFEVCPSAPVLPLNYDAVEEVLAQGYVPVIPAAADDVWSSLECVNPLEVEGVQTPDIQPPSPVKPPPGKKLKLIIPPRDPAPTPSLDTIDTAAVAAVLADQAPQFDLLKFVTDATLGPEDPAFMELAADTEPLVSSTSNSHDLATLDLADLADPDYPPTLPNVGKRPLKRSTTGRARGRPPSAASKSRERLSHAPSDHAYDASSVVSAEDAQEMKYRRMRDLNNEASKRCRQNRKRKFEALVDDEEELRTKNRQLRMRCQQLEDVVTQLKKRFIDRVANPMSQTSPPINLDRLVQQALSPT from the exons ATGTCTCTGGAGAAGTCGGACGCCGCGGTCAGGCCTACCGGCGGGTCTCCCACCACCGGCCTCGAACCCTCATCGCCCCGGGCGCTCAAGACCGAGGCGCCCTTATATCATCCCCCCGCCCATTCGGGGGCGGACATGGGGATCGACGCTAATTGGACCGATCTAACGGACAACGACTACGAATTCTTAGCGCCTGAATTGTTGACCTCGCCCACTCCCGCCCTGACCACGATGACGCCCACCCCCCTCGCCTCGCCCGATTGGGATCTCTTTGAGGTCTGCCCATCGGCCCCGGTGCTGCCCCTGAACTACGATGCGGTGGAGGAGGTGTTGGCTCAGGGTTACGTGCCCGTAATCCCGGCGGCCGCCGATGATGTCTGGTCCAGTTTGGAGTGTGTTAACCCCCTGGAGGTGGAGGGCGTGCAAACCCCCGACATTCAGCCACCATCGCCCGTGAAACCACCCCCGGGCAAGAAGTTAAAGTTGATCATCCCGCCCCGGGACCCCGCCCCCACGCCCTCATTGGATACCATTGACACGGCGGCGGTGGCGGCGGTATTGGCCGACCAAGCGCCCCAATTTGACTTGCTCAAGTTTGTGACCGATGCCACCTTGGGCCCGGAAGATCCGGCTTTCATGGAGTTGGCGGCCGACACGGAACCCCTGGTTTCGTCCACGTCCAATTCCCACGACCTGGCCACCCTGGACTTGGCTGATTTGGCCGACCCGGATTACCCACCCACATTACCCAATGTGGGTAAACGTCCCCTGAAGCGATCCACCACCGG TCGTGCCCGTGGTCGTCCACCCAGTGCGGCTTCGAAGAGCCGTGAGCGTTTATCCCACGCCCCCAGCGATCACGCCTATGACGCCTCATCCGTGGTGTCGGCCGAGGATGCgcaagaaatgaaatatcGGCGGATGCGGGACCTCAACAACGAAGCCAGTAAGCGTTGTCGCCAAAATCGCAAGCGCAAATTTGAAGCCTTGGTCGACGACGAAGAGGAGCTTCGGACGAAGAACCGCCAACTCCGAATGCGATGCCAACAACTCGAGGATGTAGTGACGCAACTGAAGAAACGCTTCATTGATCGAGTGGCCAATCCGATGAGCCAGACGTCGCCGCCCATCAACCTGGATCGATTGGTCCAACAAGCCCTGTCCCCGACGTAA
- the LOC131890635 gene encoding RNA transcription, translation and transport factor protein-like, whose translation MSLTGLTPLFRARLSVLGHPNCNQFNAEDVSQYRHVVAWLEDQKIRFYPIQDRDPLRRVQAPDWDSHCQTYVERMQCPASLARRNAQTRLMWLLNRAVQLQYAQNNPPHQHDKEEINGAEAKSTNPLSGIDVKGDEFKSQVAQLAKELKVTPHPDPVITFEACCIVIKALVDKRDNESPSKSKEKVQRLDLNAHNFGVSQELQKEPGLCRALKVLRLLNLKDLRGLQDEVNNTIEQIQALTANPKTDTRLGQVGR comes from the exons ATGAGCTTGACCGGCTTGACCCCACTCTTCCGGGCCCGACTCAGTGTTCTGGGCCATCCAAATTGCAACCAATTCAACGCTGAAG ATGTGAGCCAATATCGCCATGTGGTGGCCTGGCTGGAGGACCAAAAGATCCGTTTCTACCCCATCCAGGATCGAGATCCTCTCCGAAGGGTTCAGGCCCCAGATTGGGACTCGCATTGCCAAACCTATGTGGAACGGATGCAATGTCCGGCTTCGTTGGCCCGGAGGAACGCCCAAACTCGTCTCATGTGGCTCTTGAATCGGGCGGTTCAACTCCAATATGCCCAGAACAATCCAC CCCACCAACATGACAAGGAAGAAATCAACGGGGCAGAGGCCAAGTCTACTAACCCATTATCCGGGATTGATG tGAAAGGCGATGAATTCAAATCGCAAGTAGCTCAACTGGCCAAGGAGTTAAAGGTCACACCTCACCCGGATCCAGTGATCACTTTCGAGGCCTGCTGTATCGTTATCAAGGCTCTCGTCGATAAACGTGATAATGAGTCTCCATCCAAGTCAAAAGAAAAG GTTCAACGTCTAGATCTGAATGCGCACAATTTTGGCGTGTCCCAGGAGCTTCAAAAAGAGCCTGGATTGTGTCGAGCCTTGAAAGTGTTGAGATTACTCAATCTAAAAGATCTTCGAGGACTCCAAGACGAAGTCAACAACACCATAGAGCAAATTCAAGCGCTCACAGCCAATCCCAAAACCGATACCCGGCTAGGCCAAGTGGGCCGATAA